The Mesorhizobium sp. B1-1-8 genome contains a region encoding:
- the ispH gene encoding 4-hydroxy-3-methylbut-2-enyl diphosphate reductase, with product MIETKPPLTIRLCQPRGFCAGVDRAIQIVVLALKKYGAPVYVRHEIVHNRYVVEGLQALGAVFIEELSEIPVEHRKSPVVFSAHGVPKSVPADAQARNLFYLDATCPLVSKVHKQAMRHQRLGRHVLLIGHAGHPEVIGTMGQLPEGAVTLIETEADAARFVPADPAALGFVTQTTLSVEDTAGIIRALQERFPELHAPAAESICYATTNRQEAVKETAAGADLFLIVGAPNSSNSRRLVEVAERAGAAMSLLVQRAAEIPWNDIADISTLGLSAGASAPEIIVDEIVDAFRQRFDVTIDLAVTATETEDFPVMRVLRDVELTAADMAFVNGAA from the coding sequence ATGATTGAGACAAAGCCACCGCTGACGATCAGGCTCTGCCAGCCGCGCGGCTTCTGCGCCGGCGTCGACCGCGCCATCCAGATCGTCGTGCTGGCGCTGAAGAAATACGGCGCGCCGGTCTATGTTCGCCACGAGATCGTTCATAACCGCTATGTCGTCGAGGGGCTGCAGGCCCTGGGCGCGGTGTTCATCGAGGAACTGTCCGAGATACCGGTTGAGCATCGGAAGTCGCCGGTCGTCTTTTCAGCGCACGGCGTGCCGAAATCGGTGCCGGCGGACGCCCAGGCACGCAATCTTTTCTACCTCGACGCCACCTGTCCACTGGTATCGAAGGTGCACAAGCAGGCGATGCGCCATCAGCGGCTCGGCCGCCATGTGCTGCTGATCGGCCACGCCGGCCATCCCGAAGTGATCGGCACGATGGGCCAATTGCCGGAAGGCGCGGTGACCCTGATCGAGACCGAGGCGGACGCCGCGCGCTTCGTCCCCGCCGATCCGGCGGCCCTTGGTTTCGTCACCCAGACGACGCTGTCGGTCGAGGACACCGCCGGCATCATCCGGGCGCTGCAGGAGCGTTTTCCGGAACTCCATGCTCCGGCCGCCGAATCGATCTGCTATGCCACCACCAACCGCCAGGAGGCGGTGAAGGAGACGGCCGCCGGCGCCGACCTCTTCCTGATCGTCGGCGCGCCCAATTCCTCCAATTCGCGCCGCCTTGTCGAAGTGGCGGAGCGCGCCGGCGCTGCGATGTCGCTTCTCGTGCAGCGCGCCGCCGAAATTCCGTGGAATGACATCGCCGACATTTCGACATTGGGCCTGTCGGCCGGCGCGTCCGCGCCGGAAATCATCGTCGACGAAATCGTCGACGCCTTCCGGCAGCGCTTCGACGTCACCATCGATCTGGCCGTCACGGCGACGGAAACGGAGGACTTTCCGGTGATGCGGGTATTGCGCGATGTCGAACTGACGGCGGCCGACATGGCCTTCGTCAACGGAGCCGCGTGA
- a CDS encoding SURF1 family protein translates to MTAGRSRPRPALLLGLGLVLFAILVGLGTWQVQRLHWKEGLIETIDRRTHAAPLPLADAEKEFAASGDIDYTPVTVTGTFLHQGERHFYATWEGDAGFNVYTPLQLDDGRFVLVNRGFVPYDLKDPARRRQGEVAGKVTVTGLARNPLPGKPSMMLPDNDVAKNIFYWKDRDAMAKSAGLPAGAMLVPFFIDADNTPNPGGLPVGGVTIIDLPNNHLQYAVTWYGLAAALAAILILRLRRPAKKG, encoded by the coding sequence TTGACCGCCGGCCGGTCGCGGCCGCGCCCTGCATTGCTGCTTGGCCTCGGCCTCGTCCTGTTCGCCATTCTTGTCGGTCTCGGCACCTGGCAGGTCCAGCGTCTGCACTGGAAGGAAGGCCTGATCGAGACCATCGACAGGCGCACCCATGCCGCGCCGCTGCCGCTGGCCGACGCGGAGAAGGAATTCGCCGCCTCGGGCGACATCGACTACACGCCGGTGACGGTGACCGGCACCTTCCTGCATCAGGGCGAGCGGCATTTCTACGCCACCTGGGAAGGCGACGCCGGCTTCAACGTCTACACGCCCTTGCAGCTCGACGACGGCCGCTTCGTGCTGGTCAATCGCGGCTTCGTTCCCTACGACCTCAAGGATCCGGCCAGGCGCCGGCAGGGCGAGGTTGCGGGCAAGGTGACGGTGACCGGGCTTGCCCGCAATCCGCTGCCGGGAAAGCCGTCGATGATGCTTCCCGACAACGACGTCGCCAAGAACATCTTCTATTGGAAGGATCGCGACGCGATGGCCAAAAGCGCCGGCCTGCCGGCCGGCGCCATGCTGGTGCCGTTCTTCATTGATGCCGACAACACGCCGAACCCCGGCGGCCTGCCGGTCGGCGGCGTCACCATCATCGATTTGCCGAACAATCATCTGCAATATGCCGTCACCTGGTACGGTCTGGCCGCCGCCCTTGCCGCCATCCTGATCCTCAGGCTGCGCCGCCCGGCGAAGAAAGGGTGA
- a CDS encoding DUF983 domain-containing protein: MSEDKAIWPPIDPISAGLHGRCPRCGEGKLFSGFLGVGKRCYNCGLDYSFADAGDGPAVFVILIIGFIVVGLALWMEVTLNPPLWLHFILWIPLALVLSLTALRLIKGVLITLQYARKAAEGRLDFGQ, translated from the coding sequence ATGAGCGAAGACAAGGCGATCTGGCCACCCATCGACCCGATCTCGGCCGGCCTGCACGGCCGCTGCCCGCGCTGCGGCGAAGGCAAGCTGTTCTCCGGCTTTCTCGGCGTCGGCAAGCGCTGCTATAATTGCGGCCTCGACTATTCCTTCGCCGATGCCGGCGACGGTCCGGCGGTGTTCGTCATCCTGATCATCGGCTTCATCGTCGTCGGCCTGGCGCTCTGGATGGAAGTAACGCTCAACCCGCCGCTCTGGCTGCATTTCATATTGTGGATACCGCTGGCGCTGGTGCTGAGTCTGACGGCGCTGCGCCTGATCAAGGGCGTGCTGATCACCTTGCAATACGCGAGGAAGGCCGCCGAGGGCAGGCTGGATTTCGGTCAGTGA
- a CDS encoding cytochrome c oxidase subunit 3, with amino-acid sequence MADAHAKPNHDYHLVDPSPWPFLGAIGALVMAIGGVCLMQYLKAGNFPVFGHNIANPWLFFIGLLIVVYTMFAWWSDTIKEAHEGYHTRVVSLHLRYGMIMFIASEVMFFVAWFWAFFDASLFPGEADQYARAAFTGGVWPPKGLEVLDPFHLPLYNTIILLLSGTTVTWAHHSLIHGDRKGLINGLVLTVGLGMLFTMVQAYEYMHAPFGFKDSIYGATFFMATGFHGFHVIIGTIFLLVCLVRAMRGEFTPKQHFGFEAAAWYWHFVDVVWLFLFSAIYVWASNGAMIEPH; translated from the coding sequence ATGGCAGACGCGCACGCAAAACCGAACCACGACTACCATCTCGTCGATCCCAGCCCGTGGCCCTTCCTGGGCGCCATCGGCGCGCTTGTCATGGCGATCGGCGGGGTCTGCCTGATGCAGTATCTCAAGGCCGGCAACTTCCCGGTCTTCGGCCACAACATCGCCAATCCGTGGCTGTTCTTCATCGGCCTGCTCATCGTCGTCTACACGATGTTCGCCTGGTGGTCGGATACCATCAAGGAGGCGCACGAGGGTTATCATACGCGCGTCGTATCGCTGCACCTGCGCTACGGCATGATCATGTTCATCGCCTCGGAGGTGATGTTCTTCGTCGCCTGGTTCTGGGCCTTCTTCGATGCCAGCCTGTTTCCCGGCGAGGCAGACCAGTATGCCCGCGCCGCCTTCACCGGCGGCGTCTGGCCGCCGAAGGGGCTGGAGGTGCTCGATCCCTTCCACCTGCCGCTCTACAACACCATCATCCTTTTGTTGTCGGGCACGACGGTAACCTGGGCGCACCACTCGCTCATCCACGGCGACCGCAAGGGCCTGATCAACGGCCTGGTGCTGACCGTCGGTCTCGGCATGCTGTTCACCATGGTGCAGGCCTACGAGTACATGCACGCGCCGTTTGGCTTCAAGGACTCCATCTACGGCGCCACCTTCTTCATGGCGACCGGTTTCCACGGCTTCCATGTAATCATCGGCACCATCTTCCTTCTGGTCTGCCTGGTGCGCGCGATGCGCGGCGAGTTCACGCCGAAGCAGCATTTCGGCTTCGAGGCCGCCGCCTGGTACTGGCACTTCGTCGACGTGGTCTGGCTGTTCCTGTTCAGCGCGATCTATGTCTGGGCTTCGAACGGCGCGATGATCGAACCCCATTGA
- a CDS encoding cytochrome c oxidase assembly protein codes for MSGDAKPGRNSSNCVVAAVCLAFFTGMIGMAYAAVPLYRMFCQATGYGGTTQRVEKQYAGRVLDRDITIRFDANTNGIPWQFEPVARSVTVKIGATAQAHYSATNKFDRSITGRATFNVQPEMAGAYFNKVECFCFTDTTLKPGETLDMPVVFYVDPDIVNVPELKDLKTITLSYTMFPVEKKQPVASSAPAAGTSKKIPDTEASLGG; via the coding sequence ATGAGCGGCGACGCCAAGCCCGGCAGGAACAGCAGCAACTGCGTCGTCGCGGCCGTCTGCCTTGCCTTTTTCACCGGCATGATCGGCATGGCCTATGCGGCGGTGCCGCTCTACAGGATGTTTTGCCAGGCCACCGGCTATGGCGGCACCACACAGCGTGTCGAGAAGCAATATGCCGGCCGCGTGCTCGACCGCGACATCACCATCCGCTTCGATGCCAACACCAACGGCATTCCCTGGCAGTTCGAGCCGGTCGCCCGTTCGGTGACCGTCAAGATCGGCGCGACGGCGCAGGCGCATTACAGCGCGACCAACAAATTCGACCGTTCCATCACCGGCCGCGCCACCTTCAACGTGCAGCCGGAAATGGCCGGCGCCTATTTCAACAAGGTGGAATGCTTCTGCTTCACCGACACGACGCTGAAGCCCGGCGAGACGCTGGATATGCCGGTCGTGTTCTATGTCGATCCAGACATCGTCAACGTGCCGGAACTGAAGGACCTGAAGACCATCACCTTGTCCTACACGATGTTCCCGGTCGAAAAGAAACAGCCGGTCGCGTCGTCCGCACCGGCCGCCGGCACCAGCAAAAAAATTCCAGATACCGAAGCAAGCCTCGGGGGTTGA
- a CDS encoding heme o synthase, with protein MALADDRLMDEAGFRMSEATAGDFFALLKPRVMSLVVFTAFVGLVAAPVSINPLLAVIAILAIAIGAGASGALNMWYDADIDAVMTRTAGRPVPAGRVTPGEALSFGLVLSVLSVMTLGVLINWLSAALLAFTIFFYAVIYTMWLKRWTPQNIVIGGAAGAIPPVIGWAAVTGTVSLESLILFLIIFLWTPPHFWALALFKSDDYARAGVPMMPNVAGPASTRRQIFAYALILAPVGVLPWALGYTTAGYGTIAALLGAGFVWYAWKVLGMAGDDRAMKPAKALFGYSLLYLFAIFAAYLVDSVVGRAFMTGGA; from the coding sequence ATGGCCCTTGCCGACGACAGATTGATGGACGAAGCGGGCTTTCGCATGTCGGAAGCGACCGCGGGCGATTTCTTCGCCCTGCTGAAGCCGCGCGTCATGTCGCTGGTCGTGTTCACCGCTTTCGTCGGCCTGGTCGCAGCACCAGTCTCCATCAATCCGCTGCTGGCGGTGATCGCCATCCTGGCGATTGCCATCGGCGCCGGCGCCTCGGGCGCGCTCAACATGTGGTACGACGCCGACATCGATGCGGTGATGACCAGGACCGCCGGCCGTCCCGTGCCGGCCGGCCGCGTCACGCCCGGCGAGGCGCTGAGCTTCGGCCTGGTGCTGTCGGTGCTGTCGGTGATGACGCTCGGCGTCCTGATCAACTGGCTGTCGGCAGCACTTCTCGCCTTCACCATCTTCTTCTACGCCGTCATCTACACGATGTGGCTGAAGCGCTGGACACCGCAGAACATCGTCATTGGCGGCGCCGCGGGCGCCATCCCGCCGGTGATCGGCTGGGCGGCGGTGACCGGGACGGTGAGCCTCGAAAGCCTGATCCTGTTCCTCATCATCTTCCTCTGGACGCCGCCGCATTTTTGGGCCCTTGCCCTGTTCAAGTCGGACGATTACGCCCGCGCCGGCGTCCCGATGATGCCGAATGTCGCCGGCCCTGCTTCGACCCGCCGCCAGATTTTCGCCTACGCGCTGATCCTGGCGCCGGTCGGCGTGCTGCCCTGGGCGCTCGGCTACACCACGGCCGGGTATGGCACGATTGCCGCTTTGCTCGGCGCTGGCTTCGTCTGGTATGCCTGGAAGGTGCTCGGCATGGCCGGCGATGACCGCGCCATGAAGCCTGCCAAGGCGCTGTTCGGCTATTCGCTGCTCTATCTCTTCGCCATTTTCGCCGCCTACCTCGTCGACAGCGTGGTCGGCCGCGCCTTCATGACGGGGGGAGCATGA
- the ctaD gene encoding cytochrome c oxidase subunit I, producing MAEAAAHDDHDHKPYHGWVRWVYSTNHKDIGTLYLIFAICAGIIGGALSVVIRMELQEPGIQIFTGLAQMVYGMNGDAAIDGGKSMYNAFGTAHALIMIFFMVMPALIGGFANWMVPIMIGAPDMAFPRMNNISFWLLPPAFILLLTSMFMPSAPGAYGVGGGWTIYPPLSTSGQPGPAMDLAILSIHIAGASSILGAINFITTIFNMRAPGMTMHKMPLFAWSVLITAFLLLLSLPVLAGAITMLLTDRNFGTSFFVPDNGGDPLLFQHLFWFFGHPEVYILILPGFGIISHVVSTFSKKPVFGYLGMAYAMVAIGAVGFIVWAHHMYTTGLSLDTQRYFVFATMVIAVPTGVKIFSWIATMWGGSISFKPPMLWALGFIFLFTIGGVTGVQLANAGLDRSLHDTYFVIAHFHYVLSLGAVFAIFAGWYYWFPKMTGYMYSPVIANTHFWVTFVGVNLIFFPQHFLGLAGMPRRTIDYPDAFAGWNMVSSYGSYISAVGVAIFLYGVFEAFQKKRVAGANPWGEGATTLEWQLPSPPPFHQWEQLPRIK from the coding sequence ATGGCAGAGGCTGCAGCTCACGACGACCACGACCATAAGCCCTATCATGGCTGGGTCCGGTGGGTGTACTCCACCAACCACAAGGATATCGGCACGCTCTACCTGATCTTCGCGATCTGCGCCGGCATCATCGGCGGCGCGCTCTCGGTCGTCATCCGCATGGAACTGCAGGAGCCGGGCATCCAGATCTTCACCGGTCTGGCGCAGATGGTCTACGGCATGAACGGCGACGCCGCCATCGATGGCGGCAAGAGCATGTACAATGCCTTTGGCACCGCGCACGCGCTGATCATGATCTTCTTCATGGTCATGCCGGCGCTGATCGGCGGCTTCGCCAACTGGATGGTGCCGATCATGATCGGCGCCCCGGACATGGCGTTCCCGCGCATGAACAACATCTCCTTCTGGCTGCTGCCGCCGGCCTTCATCCTGCTGCTTACCTCGATGTTCATGCCGAGCGCGCCGGGCGCCTACGGCGTCGGCGGCGGCTGGACGATCTATCCGCCGCTCTCGACATCCGGCCAGCCAGGCCCGGCCATGGACCTGGCGATCCTGTCGATCCACATCGCCGGCGCTTCGTCGATCCTCGGCGCGATCAACTTCATCACCACCATCTTCAACATGCGCGCGCCCGGCATGACGATGCACAAGATGCCGCTGTTTGCCTGGTCGGTGCTGATCACCGCCTTCCTGCTGCTTCTATCGCTGCCGGTGCTGGCCGGCGCCATCACCATGCTGCTCACCGACCGCAATTTCGGCACCTCTTTCTTCGTGCCCGACAATGGCGGCGACCCGCTGCTATTCCAGCACCTGTTCTGGTTCTTCGGTCATCCGGAGGTCTACATCCTGATCCTGCCGGGCTTCGGCATCATCAGCCACGTCGTCTCGACCTTCTCGAAGAAGCCGGTGTTCGGCTATCTCGGCATGGCCTACGCCATGGTCGCGATCGGCGCCGTCGGCTTCATCGTCTGGGCGCACCACATGTACACGACCGGCCTGTCGCTCGACACTCAGCGCTATTTCGTCTTCGCTACCATGGTCATCGCGGTGCCGACCGGCGTGAAGATCTTTTCCTGGATCGCCACCATGTGGGGCGGCTCGATCAGCTTCAAGCCGCCGATGCTGTGGGCGCTGGGCTTCATCTTCCTGTTCACGATCGGTGGCGTCACCGGCGTCCAGCTCGCCAATGCCGGCCTCGACCGCTCGCTGCACGACACCTATTTCGTCATCGCCCATTTCCATTATGTGCTGTCGCTGGGCGCCGTGTTCGCCATCTTCGCCGGCTGGTACTACTGGTTCCCGAAGATGACCGGCTACATGTATTCGCCGGTCATCGCCAACACCCACTTCTGGGTCACCTTCGTCGGCGTCAACCTGATCTTTTTCCCGCAGCATTTCCTCGGCCTTGCCGGCATGCCGCGCCGCACCATCGACTATCCCGATGCGTTCGCCGGCTGGAACATGGTCTCGTCGTACGGCTCCTACATCTCGGCCGTCGGCGTGGCGATCTTCCTCTACGGCGTGTTCGAGGCCTTCCAGAAGAAGCGGGTGGCCGGCGCCAATCCGTGGGGCGAAGGCGCCACCACGCTCGAATGGCAGCTGCCTTCGCCGCCGCCGTTCCATCAATGGGAACAGCTGCCCAGGATCAAGTAG
- the coxB gene encoding cytochrome c oxidase subunit II, whose translation MRKFLASAKFLANAGAAATFFAVASAAHADQPRNWETTFQAPATDMMRQIEWFGNYTMWFVAPITVLVLVLLGICILRFRASVNPVASRTSHNTLIEVIWTVGPVVVLLLIAIPSFQLLTAQYTPPEDAKLTVKATGNQWNWDYEYQVDKTLSFNSAILQDRDRAGAGKQDRALYPRLLAVDNELVVPVNTMTRVLVTATDVIHSFAMPSFGIKVDAVPGRTNETWFKAEKEGLFYGQCSQLCGKDHAFMPIAIRVVSDAQFKTWLEAAKTNLPGANKALMAEVDGTNKVAAAGN comes from the coding sequence ATGAGAAAATTCCTGGCCAGCGCCAAGTTTCTAGCAAATGCTGGGGCCGCCGCGACGTTTTTCGCAGTCGCATCCGCCGCCCATGCCGACCAGCCGCGGAACTGGGAGACGACCTTCCAGGCGCCGGCGACCGACATGATGCGGCAGATCGAGTGGTTCGGGAACTACACGATGTGGTTTGTCGCCCCGATCACCGTCCTTGTGCTGGTCCTGCTTGGCATTTGCATCCTGAGGTTCCGCGCCAGCGTGAACCCGGTAGCGTCCAGGACCAGCCACAACACGCTGATCGAGGTGATCTGGACCGTCGGGCCGGTCGTTGTGCTGCTGCTCATCGCCATTCCCTCGTTCCAGTTGCTCACCGCGCAATACACGCCGCCGGAAGACGCCAAATTGACGGTCAAGGCAACCGGCAATCAGTGGAACTGGGACTACGAATACCAGGTCGACAAGACGCTCTCGTTCAACTCGGCGATCCTGCAGGACCGTGACCGCGCCGGCGCCGGCAAGCAAGACCGCGCTCTCTATCCTCGCCTTCTGGCCGTCGACAACGAGCTGGTGGTGCCGGTCAACACCATGACCCGCGTGCTGGTCACCGCCACCGACGTCATCCATTCCTTCGCCATGCCGTCCTTCGGCATCAAGGTGGACGCGGTCCCCGGCCGCACTAACGAGACCTGGTTCAAAGCGGAAAAGGAAGGCCTCTTCTACGGCCAGTGCTCGCAGCTCTGCGGCAAGGACCACGCCTTCATGCCGATCGCGATCCGCGTCGTCTCCGACGCGCAGTTCAAGACCTGGCTGGAGGCCGCCAAAACCAACCTGCCCGGCGCCAACAAGGCGCTGATGGCCGAGGTCGACGGCACCAACAAGGTAGCGGCCGCAGGCAATTGA